One Aquisediminimonas profunda genomic region harbors:
- a CDS encoding succinate dehydrogenase iron-sulfur subunit, whose product MAEFRLPKNSVVKKSGKTHAASADAKHKRNFKVYRFDPDSGENPRYDNFEIDLDACGPMVLDALIKMKGEQDPSLTFRRSCREGICGSCAMNINGKNGLACTTAIEDCKGDVTITPLPHMDVIKDLVPDFTHFYAQYASIKPWLQTVTPTPSGKERLQSPEDRAKLDGLYECILCACCSTSCPSYWWNSDKFLGPAILLQAYRWLADSRDEMTGERLDELEDPFRLYRCHTIMNCSNACPKGLSPGKAIAEVKKMVVERHL is encoded by the coding sequence ATGGCCGAATTCCGCCTGCCCAAGAACAGCGTAGTCAAGAAGTCGGGTAAGACTCATGCCGCGTCTGCCGACGCCAAGCACAAACGGAATTTCAAAGTCTATCGTTTCGATCCCGACAGCGGTGAAAATCCGCGATACGACAATTTCGAGATCGACCTCGATGCATGCGGCCCGATGGTGCTCGACGCGCTCATCAAGATGAAGGGCGAACAGGACCCGAGCCTGACCTTCCGCCGGTCCTGCCGTGAAGGCATCTGCGGCTCTTGCGCGATGAACATCAACGGCAAGAACGGGCTGGCCTGCACGACCGCAATCGAGGATTGCAAGGGCGACGTCACAATCACGCCGCTGCCGCATATGGACGTGATCAAGGACCTGGTTCCCGATTTCACCCATTTCTATGCGCAATATGCGTCGATCAAGCCCTGGCTCCAGACAGTCACGCCAACGCCTTCGGGCAAGGAACGGCTCCAGAGCCCGGAAGATCGTGCGAAGCTTGACGGGCTTTACGAATGCATCCTGTGCGCCTGCTGCTCGACCTCATGCCCCAGCTATTGGTGGAATTCTGACAAGTTCCTTGGCCCGGCGATCCTGCTGCAGGCCTATCGCTGGCTTGCCGACAGCCGCGACGAGATGACCGGCGAACGGCTCGACGAACTTGAAGATCCCTTCCGCCTCTATCGCTGCCACACGATCATGAACTGCTCAAACGCCTGCCCCAAGGGCCTTTCACCCGGCAAGGCGATTGCCGAAGTGAAGAAGATGGTGGTGGAGCGGCATCTCTAA
- a CDS encoding PaaI family thioesterase: protein MDIEVFDSQPDPEHPGWLTWELSDTSRYNHQILGRLLIRPGDAGKAWVRMFPERRHSNFADNLHGGTVLGFIDVALFGACRIFDLINAGTAVTLDLSAQFIGAGQMDVPLDAEVELLRETRRLVFLRGMVLQGENRVAAFSATIRKATAQ, encoded by the coding sequence ATGGACATCGAAGTTTTCGACAGCCAGCCCGATCCGGAGCATCCAGGCTGGCTGACCTGGGAATTGAGCGACACGAGCCGCTACAACCACCAGATTCTGGGCAGACTGCTGATCCGTCCCGGTGACGCGGGCAAGGCCTGGGTGCGCATGTTTCCCGAACGCCGCCATTCCAACTTTGCGGACAATCTCCACGGCGGCACCGTCCTTGGCTTCATCGATGTTGCTCTGTTCGGCGCATGCCGGATCTTTGACCTGATCAATGCCGGAACGGCCGTCACTCTCGATCTTTCCGCCCAGTTCATCGGGGCCGGACAGATGGATGTTCCGCTTGATGCCGAGGTTGAATTGCTGCGCGAAACCCGCCGCCTGGTGTTCTTGCGCGGAATGGTCCTGCAGGGCGAAAACCGGGTGGCGGCATTTTCCGCCACTATCCGAAAAGCCACTGCGCAGTGA